A part of Canis lupus familiaris isolate Mischka breed German Shepherd chromosome 4, alternate assembly UU_Cfam_GSD_1.0, whole genome shotgun sequence genomic DNA contains:
- the FABP6 gene encoding gastrotropin, with protein MAFNGKYEFESDKNYDEFMKRLGLPSDAIERGRNFKIVTEVQQDGQNFTWSQHYPGGHSMTNRFTIGTECDMETMGGKKFKATVHMDGGKIVVDFPNYHQTSEVVGDKLVEISTIGNVTYERVSKRLA; from the exons ATGGCCTTCAACGGCAAGTACGAGTTCGAGAGTGACAAGAATTATGACGAGTTCATGAAGCGCCTCG GGCTCCCCAGCGACGCTATCGAAAGGGGCCGAAACTTCAAGATTGTCACAGAGGTGCAGCAGGATGGACAGAACTTCACCTGGTCCCAGCACTACCCGGGGGGCCACTCCATGACCAACAGGTTCACCATCGGCACGGAGTGTGACATGGAGACCATGGGGGGCAAGAAGTTCAAG GCCACCGTGCACATGGACGGGGGGAAGATCGTGGTGGACTTCCCCAACTATCACCAGACCTCGGAGGTTGTGGGTGACAAACTGGTGGAG ATCTCCACCATCGGAAACGTGACCTATGAGCGTGTGAGCAAGAGGCTGGCCTGA